A part of Mycolicibacterium sp. TUM20985 genomic DNA contains:
- a CDS encoding PucR family transcriptional regulator: MPRDLSSIAHVLGGELLVAGGAEASTPVDAAVRLDEFAVVGHPSYATLVVGSAGAVEAALKAGDERSLALTGTVLVVGGDRPALRELFRAKDACAIVVDEAGDELLHARLVALLAADRAAEDRLVTTGTKVLTQVARRGGAQGVVAQLAHRIDGWAVLLDAHGQTITTAGAGGLHVKDAVTVAFHRPVRLRHRGLQVHPVGADEDLTGYLVISSRNSSTSRSRDLASQAAALLDLILRTHDYTGTERLGREVMMGTLLAGGPAASALLRRWGVHEPSLTAFVLTARSRSVDLERLVIRWLDELGAVHMVTADRGTVQGFVRDDQSDALAERVQNSTTQPRLPLRLGLGTPAPTDALTRSVAEAGQAHEVAVADGRDAVRYQTLPTVAYVLDRLDPVDARRLATVLDPLRDDDGTHGELTRTLRNFLAHNGSWGITAEKLGVHRQTLASRIRRIEELTGLSMSSPDDRAAAWLALRALER, translated from the coding sequence GTGCCCCGCGACCTGAGTTCCATCGCCCACGTGCTGGGCGGCGAACTACTCGTCGCTGGTGGCGCCGAGGCGTCGACGCCGGTGGATGCCGCCGTCCGGCTCGACGAGTTCGCCGTCGTCGGTCATCCCTCGTACGCCACGCTGGTGGTGGGCTCGGCTGGTGCGGTCGAGGCGGCCCTCAAGGCTGGTGACGAACGGAGCCTGGCGTTGACCGGCACCGTCCTGGTCGTCGGCGGTGATCGGCCTGCGCTCCGAGAGCTGTTCCGTGCCAAGGACGCCTGCGCGATCGTCGTCGACGAGGCCGGTGATGAGCTGCTCCACGCGCGGCTCGTCGCCCTCCTCGCCGCCGACCGGGCGGCCGAGGACCGCCTGGTGACGACGGGCACCAAGGTGCTCACCCAGGTGGCCCGTCGCGGTGGCGCCCAAGGCGTGGTTGCGCAGCTCGCCCACCGCATCGACGGCTGGGCGGTCCTGCTAGACGCGCATGGGCAGACCATCACCACCGCCGGGGCGGGTGGACTGCACGTGAAGGACGCCGTGACGGTGGCGTTCCACCGACCGGTACGCCTGCGTCATCGGGGTCTGCAGGTCCATCCGGTAGGGGCCGATGAGGACCTCACCGGTTATCTGGTCATCTCGTCGCGCAACAGCTCGACCAGTCGCAGCCGCGACCTGGCGTCGCAGGCGGCGGCGCTGCTCGACCTGATCCTGCGCACCCACGACTACACCGGCACCGAACGGCTCGGTCGCGAGGTCATGATGGGCACGCTGCTGGCCGGCGGGCCTGCGGCCTCTGCCCTGCTGCGGCGATGGGGCGTGCACGAGCCGTCGTTGACCGCCTTCGTCCTGACCGCCCGGTCGCGGTCGGTCGACCTCGAACGGCTGGTGATCCGGTGGCTCGACGAACTTGGCGCCGTCCACATGGTGACCGCGGATCGCGGCACCGTGCAGGGTTTCGTCCGCGACGACCAGTCCGACGCCCTGGCGGAGCGGGTGCAGAACTCCACCACCCAGCCGCGGCTTCCGCTGCGCCTCGGACTCGGCACGCCTGCGCCCACCGATGCGCTGACTCGCAGCGTGGCGGAGGCTGGCCAGGCGCACGAGGTCGCGGTCGCTGACGGTCGCGACGCAGTCCGGTACCAGACGCTGCCAACGGTGGCCTACGTGCTCGACCGTCTCGATCCCGTCGATGCGCGACGCCTGGCGACTGTGCTCGATCCCCTCCGCGACGACGACGGTACCCATGGCGAACTCACTCGGACGCTACGAAACTTCCTGGCTCACAACGGTAGTTGGGGGATCACGGCCGAGAAGCTGGGCGTGCACCGGCAGACGCTCGCGAGCCGCATTCGCCGGATCGAGGAACTGACGGGTTTGTCGATGTCGAGCCCAGACGATCGCGCCGCGGCCTGGCTGGCGCTGCGGGCCCTCGAACGCTGA
- a CDS encoding RNA polymerase sigma factor, whose translation MEAAKIVATLTRAVGDVAMAEDLAADALVDALEQWPATGVPRNAAAWLVTVAKRKAIDHWRRLGRLDAKYATIARDLESRVDEPWDPDRIDDDVLRLIFVATHPALPPEGQIALTLRIVGGLGTDEIARAFLVPKATVAQRIVRAKKTLADADVPFEVPDPSEYPTRLAAVLSVIYLIYNEGYSASSGQRWIRDELCTEAMRLGRVLAALTPDEAEVHGLVALMEFQSSRFAARTAADGRPIPLEDQDRRKWDRAQIVRGTNALRRAAKTLRGNGIGWGPYALQAALAECHACAPTVADTDWARIVALYDGLLQIAPSPVVELNRAVAVAMRSGPAEALTIVDQIGGLAGSYLLPSVRGELLSRLGRQSEAVGEFQRAAKMATNDRERDVLVDKAERVRT comes from the coding sequence ATGGAGGCCGCCAAGATCGTGGCGACGCTGACCCGCGCCGTCGGGGACGTCGCGATGGCCGAAGACCTGGCTGCCGACGCCCTGGTCGACGCGCTGGAGCAGTGGCCCGCGACGGGCGTACCGCGCAATGCCGCCGCCTGGCTGGTCACCGTCGCCAAGCGCAAGGCGATCGACCACTGGCGCCGGCTGGGCCGCCTCGACGCCAAGTACGCGACGATCGCGCGCGACCTCGAGAGCCGGGTCGACGAACCGTGGGACCCCGACCGCATCGACGACGACGTCCTGCGGCTGATCTTCGTCGCCACGCACCCGGCGCTCCCACCGGAGGGCCAAATCGCGTTGACGCTCCGCATCGTCGGCGGACTCGGCACCGACGAGATCGCGCGGGCGTTCCTCGTCCCCAAGGCCACGGTCGCGCAGCGCATCGTGCGGGCCAAGAAGACCCTCGCCGACGCCGACGTGCCATTCGAGGTGCCCGATCCCAGCGAGTATCCGACCCGGCTGGCAGCGGTCCTCAGCGTGATCTACCTGATTTACAACGAGGGCTACTCCGCGTCGTCTGGCCAACGCTGGATCCGTGACGAATTATGCACGGAGGCAATGCGTTTGGGTCGGGTCCTCGCGGCGCTGACACCCGACGAAGCCGAGGTGCACGGCCTGGTGGCGTTGATGGAGTTCCAGTCGTCGCGGTTCGCCGCCCGCACCGCGGCCGACGGGCGGCCCATTCCGCTCGAGGATCAGGACCGCAGGAAGTGGGACAGGGCGCAGATCGTGCGGGGCACCAACGCCCTACGACGCGCCGCCAAGACGCTGCGCGGCAACGGAATTGGCTGGGGACCGTACGCGCTGCAGGCGGCGCTGGCCGAATGCCACGCCTGCGCGCCAACCGTGGCGGACACCGATTGGGCCCGCATCGTGGCGCTGTACGACGGTCTCCTCCAGATCGCGCCGTCCCCGGTGGTCGAGCTGAACCGTGCGGTCGCGGTCGCGATGCGCTCGGGGCCCGCCGAGGCGCTGACCATCGTCGACCAGATCGGCGGGCTCGCCGGCTCCTACCTCCTGCCGAGCGTGCGCGGCGAGTTGCTGTCACGGCTCGGCAGGCAGTCCGAAGCGGTCGGCGAGTTCCAGCGGGCCGCGAAGATGGCCACCAACGACCGGGAGCGCGACGTGCTGGTCGACAAGGCAGAGAGGGTCAGGACATGA
- a CDS encoding HAD family hydrolase: MTTTRAVLFDFSGTLFRLEEDASWFTDIQVDEREVDGHVQAELMRRLTAPTGASVHMDERARQAWVNRDLAPHLHREAYLHVLRESGLADQHAESLYGRAIDPASWHPYPDTATVLASLRRQGLKTAVVSNIAFDVRPAFAALGVKDDVDEFVLSFEVGAVKPNPDIFRTALARVGVDAEYALMVGDSEEADGAARAVGCRFALVDPLPTSMREDGLIAALQSAGVAV; the protein is encoded by the coding sequence ATGACCACCACCCGCGCCGTTCTGTTCGACTTCTCCGGGACCCTGTTCCGCCTCGAGGAGGACGCCAGCTGGTTCACCGACATCCAGGTCGACGAGCGGGAGGTCGACGGTCACGTGCAGGCCGAGCTGATGCGGCGACTGACCGCACCGACGGGCGCCTCGGTCCACATGGACGAACGGGCGCGTCAGGCCTGGGTGAACCGCGACCTGGCGCCGCATCTGCACCGCGAGGCATATCTGCACGTGCTCCGCGAATCCGGGCTGGCCGACCAGCACGCCGAATCCCTCTACGGCCGGGCGATCGACCCCGCGAGCTGGCACCCGTACCCCGACACCGCGACGGTGCTCGCGAGCCTGCGCCGGCAGGGTCTCAAGACCGCCGTGGTGTCCAACATCGCGTTCGACGTCCGGCCCGCGTTTGCCGCGCTCGGCGTCAAGGACGACGTCGACGAGTTCGTACTGTCCTTCGAAGTCGGCGCGGTCAAACCGAATCCCGACATCTTCCGCACCGCGCTGGCACGGGTGGGGGTGGACGCCGAATACGCGTTGATGGTCGGTGACAGCGAGGAGGCCGACGGGGCCGCCCGCGCAGTCGGGTGCCGCTTCGCGCTGGTCGATCCGCTGCCCACGTCGATGCGCGAGGACGGCCTCATCGCGGCTCTGCAGAGCGCCGGTGTCGCGGTCTAG
- a CDS encoding nitroreductase family deazaflavin-dependent oxidoreductase codes for MPSDADIKPPWWLKPMNKVMMTAMRLGLMREGPLVLTVAGRTSGTPRPTPVTPFTVDGKRYVVGGFPKADWVKNLRAAGEATLTQGRRDERVSVVELTAEQARPLLRQFPALVPTGVSFMTRSGLVTGPNPDEFEALAGRCAVFRFDPILP; via the coding sequence ATGCCGAGTGACGCGGACATCAAGCCGCCGTGGTGGCTCAAACCGATGAACAAGGTCATGATGACCGCGATGCGGCTGGGGCTGATGCGCGAGGGCCCGCTCGTGCTGACCGTGGCGGGACGCACCTCGGGCACACCCCGCCCGACGCCGGTCACCCCGTTCACCGTCGACGGCAAGCGCTACGTCGTCGGCGGCTTCCCGAAGGCCGACTGGGTCAAGAACCTTCGTGCCGCCGGTGAGGCGACGCTGACGCAGGGCCGCCGCGACGAGCGCGTGTCGGTGGTCGAGCTGACCGCCGAGCAGGCCAGGCCGCTGCTGCGCCAGTTCCCCGCCCTGGTGCCCACCGGCGTCAGCTTCATGACGCGCTCGGGTCTGGTGACCGGGCCCAACCCAGACGAGTTCGAGGCACTCGCGGGCCGGTGCGCCGTCTTCCGGTTCGACCCGATACTGCCCTAG
- a CDS encoding Zn-dependent alcohol dehydrogenase gives MKAIVFRDPGTPIEVADVQLAAPKSGEVRVKIAAAGVCHSDLHVKRGEWEAPAPLVMGHEGSGVVVELGEGVNSLAVGDHVVLSWVPPCGECRYCRSGHEARCHKVATIVAPKGVLYDGTSRLSKDGETIHHYLGVSSFAEEVVVPVSGAVKVRDDAPLDVIAVVGCAVATGVGAVLNTAAVEPGSTLAVIGCGGVGLNVVQGARLAGAERIIAIDVLPGKTQLAMQFGATDRIDANRGDVVEQLFELIPDGVDYAFDAIGRTSTTEQAIRMLGLGGAAVIVGLPPTGAKASFEPLVLAEADQRILGSNYGSVRPSIDIPALVDRYMDGQLKLDPLISAHRPLVEAAEAFADLETGEALRTLLIP, from the coding sequence ATGAAAGCCATCGTCTTCCGCGACCCCGGGACACCCATCGAGGTCGCCGACGTCCAACTCGCCGCTCCGAAGTCGGGCGAAGTGCGCGTCAAGATCGCCGCCGCTGGGGTCTGTCACTCGGATCTCCACGTCAAACGCGGGGAATGGGAAGCCCCTGCGCCACTGGTGATGGGCCACGAGGGCTCCGGGGTCGTCGTCGAGCTCGGCGAGGGTGTCAATTCACTGGCAGTCGGGGACCACGTCGTGCTCAGCTGGGTGCCGCCCTGCGGTGAGTGCCGGTACTGCCGATCGGGGCACGAGGCGCGCTGCCACAAGGTCGCCACGATCGTCGCCCCGAAGGGTGTTCTCTACGACGGCACCTCGCGTCTGTCCAAGGACGGTGAGACGATCCACCACTACCTCGGCGTCTCGTCATTCGCCGAAGAGGTCGTCGTACCGGTGTCCGGGGCGGTCAAGGTGCGCGACGACGCACCGCTCGACGTGATCGCGGTCGTCGGCTGTGCGGTCGCGACCGGCGTAGGGGCCGTACTCAACACCGCCGCGGTAGAACCTGGATCGACCCTGGCCGTGATCGGCTGCGGCGGCGTCGGGCTGAACGTGGTGCAAGGCGCCCGTCTCGCAGGCGCCGAGCGGATCATCGCGATCGACGTACTCCCCGGAAAGACCCAACTGGCAATGCAATTCGGCGCGACCGACCGGATCGACGCCAATAGGGGTGACGTCGTCGAGCAGCTGTTCGAGCTGATCCCCGACGGCGTGGATTACGCCTTCGACGCGATCGGCCGCACATCCACCACCGAGCAGGCCATCCGGATGCTCGGCCTCGGCGGCGCCGCCGTGATCGTCGGGCTTCCACCCACCGGCGCGAAGGCGTCCTTCGAGCCCCTCGTCCTGGCCGAAGCGGATCAGCGCATCCTCGGGTCCAACTACGGCTCGGTCCGCCCCTCGATCGACATCCCCGCGTTGGTCGATCGCTACATGGATGGCCAACTCAAGCTCGATCCGCTGATCTCCGCGCACCGGCCGCTGGTCGAGGCCGCCGAGGCGTTCGCCGACCTCGAGACCGGTGAAGCATTGCGCACCTTGCTCATTCCTTGA
- a CDS encoding thiamine pyrophosphate-dependent enzyme, whose protein sequence is MTEKIDEYFTATVRALPAGRGGSPLTGSLLSTADVLGLFDSQLGSRHLDLAARWLRGRGKGFYTIGSSGHEGNAAVAAALRPTDPALLHYRSGGFFLQRARQVDGSNPLRDVLLGVCAATDDPISGGRHKVFGRHDLAVIPQTSTIASHLPRAVGVAFSIRRAAKLGVDTPWPRDAVTVCSFGDASANHSTAVGAINTAVHAAYQGLPLPLLFVCEDNGIGISTRTPTGWIAANFAGRTGLEYFSADGSDVVDTHAVATRAVEYVRKHRKPAFLHLRTVRLMGHAGSDVEAAYRAPGEITADFDRDPLLHTAKLLVERTGMSPAEVLECYEAKRAEVIGIATQVAELPQLDSAAAVMEPLLDGLAEAMASTARDRAAGGEPLTVAQSINRALLDVLAEHPGALVFGEDVARKGGVYGVTRGLAQKYGPAKVFDTLLDEQAILGLALGAGLAGLLPIPEIQYLAYLHNAADQIRGEGATLQFFSDRQYRNPMVVRVAGYGYQKGFGGHFHNDNAIGALRDIPGLVIASPSRPDDAAAMMRTCASAARTAGALCIFLEPIALYHVRDLYEAGDDQWLAPYPSAGVPIGRARVCDDGTDLTIVTFGNGVPMSLRVAQRLASRGITTRVVDMRWLAPLPIADVMREANATGRTLVVDETRATGGVAEGVLAAMIDHGYSGSLARVASADSFIPLGDAALKVLLSEDQIEAAALKLTS, encoded by the coding sequence GTGACCGAGAAGATCGACGAGTACTTCACCGCGACGGTCCGCGCACTGCCCGCGGGCAGGGGCGGTTCGCCGCTGACCGGTTCGCTGCTGAGCACGGCGGACGTCCTCGGCCTCTTCGACTCTCAACTCGGCAGCCGACATCTCGACCTCGCCGCCCGCTGGTTGCGCGGCCGCGGCAAGGGCTTCTACACGATCGGCTCGTCGGGCCACGAGGGCAATGCCGCGGTCGCGGCGGCGCTGCGCCCGACCGATCCCGCACTGCTGCACTATCGTTCGGGCGGCTTCTTCCTGCAGCGGGCGCGTCAGGTGGACGGCAGCAACCCCCTGCGCGACGTGCTGCTCGGGGTATGTGCCGCGACCGACGATCCGATCAGCGGCGGCCGGCACAAGGTCTTCGGTCGCCACGACCTCGCCGTGATCCCGCAGACGTCGACGATCGCCTCCCATCTACCGCGGGCCGTCGGGGTGGCGTTCTCGATCAGGCGGGCCGCGAAGCTCGGCGTCGACACACCGTGGCCGCGCGATGCCGTCACCGTCTGCAGCTTCGGCGATGCGTCCGCCAACCACTCGACGGCGGTTGGCGCCATCAACACCGCCGTTCATGCTGCCTACCAAGGACTTCCACTGCCGCTGCTCTTCGTCTGCGAAGACAACGGCATCGGCATCAGCACCAGGACGCCGACGGGCTGGATCGCCGCCAACTTCGCCGGCCGGACGGGCCTCGAGTACTTCAGCGCCGACGGGTCCGACGTGGTCGACACCCATGCCGTCGCCACGCGCGCCGTCGAATACGTCCGCAAGCATCGCAAGCCCGCGTTCCTGCACCTGCGCACCGTGCGACTGATGGGTCACGCCGGTTCGGACGTCGAAGCCGCCTACCGGGCGCCCGGCGAGATCACCGCGGACTTCGACCGAGACCCCCTACTCCACACGGCGAAGCTGTTGGTGGAGCGGACTGGCATGTCGCCCGCCGAGGTCCTGGAATGCTATGAGGCCAAGCGCGCCGAGGTCATCGGAATCGCCACGCAGGTGGCCGAACTGCCGCAGTTGGACAGTGCCGCCGCGGTCATGGAGCCACTACTCGACGGGCTCGCCGAGGCGATGGCGAGCACCGCCCGCGACCGCGCGGCGGGCGGGGAACCCCTTACCGTCGCCCAGTCGATCAACCGTGCCCTGCTCGACGTGTTGGCCGAGCATCCAGGCGCGCTGGTCTTCGGCGAGGACGTGGCACGCAAGGGCGGCGTCTACGGCGTGACGCGCGGTCTCGCACAAAAGTACGGTCCGGCAAAGGTATTCGACACCCTCCTCGACGAACAGGCGATCCTCGGGTTGGCGCTCGGCGCCGGGCTGGCCGGCCTGCTGCCGATCCCGGAGATCCAGTATCTGGCCTACCTGCACAACGCCGCCGATCAGATCCGCGGCGAAGGCGCCACCCTGCAGTTCTTCTCCGACCGGCAGTACCGCAACCCGATGGTGGTGCGCGTCGCCGGCTACGGCTACCAGAAGGGGTTCGGGGGGCACTTCCACAACGACAACGCCATCGGAGCCCTGCGCGACATCCCCGGCCTCGTCATCGCCTCCCCCTCCCGGCCCGACGACGCCGCGGCCATGATGCGGACGTGCGCATCGGCTGCCCGCACCGCCGGCGCTCTCTGCATCTTCCTGGAACCCATTGCGCTGTATCACGTTCGAGACCTGTACGAGGCAGGCGACGACCAGTGGCTGGCTCCCTATCCGTCGGCGGGCGTGCCGATCGGCCGGGCGCGGGTCTGCGATGATGGCACCGATCTGACCATCGTCACGTTCGGCAATGGCGTGCCGATGAGCCTGCGCGTGGCGCAGCGGCTCGCGAGCCGGGGCATCACCACCCGCGTCGTCGACATGCGTTGGCTGGCACCACTTCCCATCGCCGACGTGATGCGGGAGGCCAACGCCACCGGTCGCACGCTCGTGGTCGACGAGACGAGGGCGACCGGCGGCGTCGCCGAAGGCGTGCTGGCCGCGATGATCGACCACGGGTACAGCGGCTCACTGGCGCGGGTCGCCAGCGCCGACAGCTTCATCCCGCTGGGCGACGCCGCGCTGAAGGTGCTGCTGTCGGAGGACCAGATCGAGGCAGCCGCGCTAAAGCTCACCTCATGA
- a CDS encoding CynX/NimT family MFS transporter has product MRVQQQEERTVPTLAGGILLAVAVILTALNLRPAVTSVAPLLGDMRADLGTSATWAGLLTTMPGLCFAAAGLGAPRLANRFGLGRVISLALLTLTVGLAIRGLDGPVVVIGATLLACAGIALINVLIPVVIKGSFPARIGLMTGIYTAALQGGGALGSAVTPGLEEPLGGWRVALAAWAGIALVALFAWLPASRRHRGSWAATTAPTGERRSLLRNRLAWTVTLFFGCQAFMAYIVMGWLPQIFIDNGVGKVQAGLLVGLVSLIGVPVALIISPLAARSASQSGWIVALGVLGVGGAVGLLLAPGAAPLVWSVLIGIGMSAFSLALTIIALRARNAEDTAQLSGMAQGFGYLFAGTGPFLFGLLHDLSDGWTIPFVMFLAVYVVQIIAGAAAGRARYV; this is encoded by the coding sequence GTGCGCGTCCAGCAGCAGGAGGAACGAACCGTCCCGACCCTCGCGGGCGGGATCCTGCTGGCCGTCGCGGTCATCCTGACGGCGCTCAACCTTCGGCCCGCCGTCACCAGCGTGGCGCCGCTGCTGGGTGACATGCGTGCGGATCTGGGCACCTCGGCGACGTGGGCCGGGCTCCTCACGACCATGCCCGGCCTGTGCTTCGCCGCCGCGGGCCTTGGCGCGCCGCGGCTGGCGAACCGGTTCGGGCTTGGACGCGTCATCTCCCTGGCCCTGCTGACGCTGACCGTGGGCCTGGCGATCCGCGGCCTCGACGGACCGGTGGTCGTGATCGGCGCGACACTGCTCGCCTGCGCGGGCATCGCGCTGATCAACGTCCTCATCCCCGTCGTGATCAAGGGGTCGTTCCCCGCCAGGATCGGCCTGATGACCGGCATCTACACCGCCGCTCTGCAGGGTGGCGGCGCGCTGGGATCCGCCGTCACGCCCGGCCTCGAGGAGCCCCTGGGCGGCTGGCGCGTGGCCCTGGCGGCATGGGCGGGAATCGCCCTGGTCGCCCTGTTTGCCTGGCTTCCCGCGTCGCGGCGGCACCGAGGGTCGTGGGCCGCGACGACCGCACCGACGGGTGAACGACGCTCACTGTTGCGCAACCGACTCGCCTGGACCGTGACGCTGTTCTTCGGCTGCCAGGCATTCATGGCCTACATCGTGATGGGGTGGCTGCCGCAGATCTTCATCGACAACGGCGTCGGCAAGGTCCAGGCCGGGCTGCTGGTCGGACTGGTGTCACTGATCGGGGTGCCCGTGGCGCTGATCATCTCGCCGCTGGCGGCGCGGTCGGCCAGCCAGAGCGGGTGGATCGTCGCGCTCGGCGTGCTCGGTGTGGGCGGCGCGGTGGGCCTGTTGCTCGCGCCAGGAGCCGCCCCCCTCGTGTGGAGCGTGCTGATCGGCATCGGCATGAGCGCCTTCTCGCTGGCGCTGACGATCATCGCGCTGCGGGCCCGCAACGCCGAGGACACCGCCCAACTCTCGGGTATGGCACAGGGATTCGGTTACCTGTTCGCGGGCACGGGTCCGTTCCTGTTCGGGCTGCTTCACGACCTCTCCGACGGCTGGACCATTCCGTTCGTCATGTTCCTGGCGGTCTACGTCGTCCAGATCATCGCCGGAGCGGCGGCGGGTCGCGCTCGGTACGTCTGA
- a CDS encoding 1,4-dihydroxy-2-naphthoyl-CoA synthase: MSADNPFDPTVWQPVPGFELTDITYHRHVVDGVAKPTVRIAFDRPEVRNAFRPHTVDELYRVLDHARMSNDVGVILLTGNGPSEKDGGWAFCSGGDQRIRGRTGYQYAAGETADTVDPAQAGRLHILEVQRLIRFMPKPVICLVNGWAAGGGHSLHAVCDLTLASREHARFKQTDADVGSFDGGYGSAYLARQTGQKFAREIFFLGRPYTAEQMHAMGAVNEVVDHTELETVALQWAHEINGKSPQAIRMLKAAFNLLDDGLVGQQIFAGEATRLAYMTDEAVEGRDAFLEKRDPDWTTFPRYF, encoded by the coding sequence GTGAGTGCTGACAACCCGTTCGACCCGACCGTGTGGCAGCCCGTCCCGGGCTTCGAGCTGACCGACATCACCTACCACCGGCACGTAGTGGACGGTGTCGCCAAGCCGACGGTCCGCATCGCGTTCGATCGGCCCGAGGTGCGCAACGCGTTCCGTCCGCACACCGTCGACGAGTTGTACCGCGTCCTCGACCACGCCCGGATGAGCAATGACGTCGGGGTGATCCTGCTGACGGGGAACGGACCATCCGAGAAGGACGGCGGCTGGGCCTTCTGCTCGGGCGGAGACCAACGCATCCGCGGCCGCACCGGCTACCAGTACGCCGCCGGCGAGACGGCCGACACCGTCGACCCCGCCCAAGCGGGCCGGCTGCACATCCTCGAGGTGCAACGCCTCATCCGCTTCATGCCTAAGCCGGTGATCTGCCTGGTGAACGGCTGGGCCGCAGGCGGCGGGCACAGCCTGCACGCCGTGTGCGACCTGACGCTGGCCAGCCGCGAGCACGCCAGGTTCAAGCAGACCGACGCCGACGTCGGCAGCTTCGACGGCGGTTACGGCAGCGCGTATCTCGCCCGCCAGACCGGACAGAAGTTCGCCCGCGAGATCTTCTTCCTCGGCAGGCCGTACACCGCGGAGCAGATGCACGCGATGGGCGCCGTCAACGAGGTCGTCGATCACACCGAGCTGGAAACCGTTGCGCTGCAATGGGCGCATGAGATCAATGGAAAGTCGCCACAGGCCATCAGGATGCTCAAGGCCGCGTTCAACCTGCTCGACGACGGACTGGTCGGTCAGCAGATCTTCGCCGGCGAGGCCACGCGACTGGCCTACATGACCGACGAGGCGGTCGAGGGACGCGACGCCTTCCTGGAGAAGCGCGATCCCGACTGGACGACGTTCCCGCGCTACTTCTGA
- a CDS encoding FadR/GntR family transcriptional regulator: MPLSTARRTGLVDQVIDQLRHSVSTGEWPVGHRIPNEAVLVESLGVGRNTVREAVRALAHAGILEVRQGDGTYVRATSEVSGALRRLCGAELRDVLEVRRGLEVEGARLAAAHRTPADVAELRTLLAKRDECERDGRTDEFARADAEFHLAVVRASHNVMLTELYRGLMEAITASVATTTELPVEIVDHGVLLEHVAAGDVEQAARTAGELLDTILAGLAP, encoded by the coding sequence GTGCCGTTGAGCACAGCACGCCGCACGGGCCTGGTCGACCAGGTCATCGACCAGCTCCGGCACTCCGTCTCGACCGGCGAATGGCCGGTCGGCCACCGCATCCCCAATGAGGCCGTACTCGTCGAGTCGCTCGGGGTCGGCCGCAACACCGTCCGCGAGGCCGTCCGGGCGCTCGCGCACGCCGGCATTTTGGAGGTCCGGCAGGGTGACGGTACGTACGTCCGGGCGACGAGCGAAGTGTCCGGAGCGCTGCGCCGGCTGTGCGGCGCCGAGCTACGCGACGTGCTCGAGGTGCGCCGCGGGCTGGAGGTCGAGGGCGCCAGGCTGGCCGCCGCCCACCGCACGCCCGCCGACGTCGCCGAGCTGCGCACCCTGCTGGCCAAGCGCGACGAATGTGAGCGTGACGGTCGTACCGACGAGTTCGCCCGCGCCGATGCGGAATTCCACCTCGCCGTCGTGCGCGCCTCGCACAACGTGATGCTGACCGAGCTGTATCGCGGGCTGATGGAGGCGATCACCGCCAGCGTCGCGACCACCACCGAGCTGCCCGTCGAGATCGTCGACCACGGGGTGTTGCTCGAGCACGTCGCGGCCGGTGACGTCGAGCAGGCTGCCAGGACGGCAGGCGAACTGCTCGACACCATCCTCGCGGGCCTCGCTCCCTAG